The sequence below is a genomic window from Phoenix dactylifera cultivar Barhee BC4 chromosome 16, palm_55x_up_171113_PBpolish2nd_filt_p, whole genome shotgun sequence.
CAATCTCGGCCGCCCTTTTTCGAAAGCGAGCGTAGAGGGCTGCGTTCTCGGTCACCATCTTCAGAACATCTGTAAAGGCAAGAAAGGGAAAAGTTAGAATGTCAgagaaaaagacaaaagaagAGCAAGACAACCACCACCCTTATCCtgagggcgcgccgagctcaagcctaCGTTGACTAGAGCATCCTCGCTTACGAGGTCATTCAGAAGAATATTTTTCTCGAGGCCGTAAAGAGCGTCGAGGATCTTCTGCTCGTTCTCGAACAATTTTGGGAGCTTGTTGGCAGTCTTGAGCCGGGCCTGCCCCCACCTAGGGTCGAATCCCCACGACCGCTCGGAggacaaaaagaagaatttctccttccacccGTGAATGGAGGTCGGAGTGCCTCGAAAGAATGACCGACCACCCCGAAGGGCAAGATACAGCTATTCTCCGTCTCCCGAGTTGAACTTCAGTAAGAAGCACCAACGGAAGACATTGACTGAGGTCGGTATCCCGTGCGCAAGGCACAGGGATAGAAAACCGACGATAGTCCTCCACGCGTTTGGAGCGAGCTGCGCTGGGACGAGCTGATAAGTCGCCAGGAGCTCGTTCACAAACCCGTGGAAggggaaccgcaggccggcccagagtgtttCCAGatacaccccgatccgacccggggAAGGCCTCGTTATTCGATCCTCCGACCCCGCATGTTCCAGACGGAACCCTCGTCGAGGAAAAAACAACTCCTCAGCCATCTCCACCTCCTCGCACTCATGGTGGATCCGAATTCGTCCGGACCACGACCCATCTCAGAGAAACAATCAAAAAAGGGGGAAGGAATCAAAAAACGAAGACCATCCGAGCAGACAAGGGGGAAGAAAGCACCAACTGGAACTTCACCGGAGATGACAACGAATCGTAGGATTGGAGAGAGAGCTGGAATGACAGCTTCGGGAGGCCGCCGGAAGAAACAAGGGGATACCGGAAAACACCAAGCAATGGCAACCAAATAGAAACCCTGAGACCAAGTTAAGGGTTTATATAAACCTCTCCAACGGCCCGGATCGGCAAGACAGGATCCCGCCTTCTGTCCAGATCATGCCACGCGTCGGCCCCAAGAGGCCAAAACAGCGTATCCGATTCAGATCGACGCTTTGAATACCGAATCAAGGCGGCGTCCCATCGGATCGtggagccccatcatgagcccacgacacgAGGCCGTTTCAGACGGTGAAAAGGCGTTGTCCCGCCTTCTCCCATTAATGATGCCTTGAAGCGTGCGGAGCGCCTTGAAACGTGCGGTGCGCcgtaaaaattcaaaattttctggCCCCCACCGATGCGGCATTAAATAGTGTGGAGCGCCATTAGACagctacttcccacgtccgagctcgCAAGCGGCTCGCACtaggaagtcgggggtagtatTAGGGGAAAAACTAAGTTATCTCAGAACGACCTGCGGGCGCCCGACCAGCGGGCGCCCGACTGGGAGGCGCCCGACCTAAAGGCGACTAGCTCAGCTCGGCGCCCGACCAAATGCTGGACTCCGAGACGCCCCGTCAGAGCATTCGACCTCGGTCTAATCTCCTTCGGGAGCCTAGCTTCAAAAGCCCAACCTCACCACTCACCTACTAACGTCACACCCTTCCGTAGATCAACCGGAGATCATACCCTGCTTCGCTGtctacaattaatgcgcatggcctgtgCTAATCTCCGattcactcaaccattaaaacgtatggcctctgctgatcttCAGTTCATTCAACCATTAAAGCgtatggcctctgctgatctccggttcactcgacaatcaatgcgcatgttatctacggatctcaagcctTCACGGCAGGCAGTTGAACTACTCCGCCACGTCCAATCAGCCACGATGGCtcactgactccggtctgatctcCTACAACACTATATTAATGCACATGATCATGTTCAATCGGGAAAAAAAAcgattgccccgtcacttcACAGGTAATACAAtgcccctctataaaaggggaaccccTCCATCTTAGAAGGGGTTGGACTCTGAAACCTAAAAGAAAGacatctcctttcttctccattAAGCCCcctctctaacttaagcatcggagggccggcgccggaaaccccggccaccggcttcttgcaggtcttccggaggacgccgctcgccgacggaccgccttCTCCTACCGTTCtagcaccggagctcctccttctcagccgatcGTCGCccctgggtccaatttccagcaacagtggcTTTTATATAagaattttttgcatatataccctcctAGATATAtgaaattgtatgaatatcctcataaaatttttatttgcatGCGTCCTTTTTTTGATATGTACCTCTACCATCCAACATTGCTAAAAAATAAATAGCTTAAAactaaaatgactgaaatatccTTATGGGTAGATATGAAAAAAGCTATAAGGGTATACACGCAGATAGCAACTTTATGAGAATACTAAtgcaatttttcatatttagaaggatacacattcaaaaaatctattaaaaaaaaaaaatcaaaactcgGCTAGAACTTGTTAAGTGTTTTATGATTCAGTTGGATcgacaaatcaaaaaaagatttaaccacattattaattttttttttaagatcatgactcaattAAGTTGGATATTACAAAAATCAAGAAATCAGGAAAACATGATCCCCGCAGGTTGTGCATTTGcattataaaaattaaattcgAGGTGCTGCAAGCCCACGGTCAACAAGTCAGGTGCACATCTAGACCActcataattatttttattttttttcttaaatggaAAATGGGTTTTGCAGTCACcatccaaattgctttgttatttttagttctttaaaaTGGAAAAGGGATTTGCAAACACCACCAAATTTGATGACTTTATCAGCCAACCCAGCTGGCATCCACTAATTTATTAGAAAAAATTGCATCACTTTAGTTTGCCTTATACCTAATTATGTCGAAAGCGATGAGAATTCTAAACAAGTCTGCACCACTTTAGTTTGCCATTTTGCCTAGCTGCATTGAAAGCAATTTAGctcttataaaaaaaagaagcaatttAGCAATCTAAACATATGACAGAAATTAAAAAGCTGCCATGACTCTTCCCCCGGTTTGAACACGCTTATCCCAGTCCACGGTAATAAAAATCAAATAGGTAAGCAGTCCTTATCAACTTGCATCTCTGCTTACgtttgcaataaaagaaaagtaaTATATTCGCCAGAACGTGATCGACGGCCGTGCCGCAGGCCAAGGGCTTTTTAGAAATATTAGTATGTCAACGACTCGATACATGCATGTGGTTTTTGGATTATTTGGTTCTGAGAAATCTTAGAGAGGTGATTAGATTATCGAATTGATGGCATCTACAAGATAAATGACCTAGCGCTTCacatattttctaaatttttttaaaaacttatagtttatattgtttgataaatagtttttataatttctatttttgcttGCTTAAATGGTCAAGCAAGCTATGTTTATCTTTAAGAATTAAATCTGTATTTTATATTTCTGAAGATAAGTTATTTTGAACATACAACCTATTTACGAAAAGATTCGGTAgcttataaaaataattttgtatCTATATATTCAGCATAGCTATAATCTAATCTACCCCGCCAATAGGGCTTATACGTTAACCCCATCAACTTGTAATTTGAAAAGCTAATTTTGACATGCACTACTAGTGATCAAAATAGTGGTATTCGGGCGACATCTATTATTTATAATTTGCTATCAGATGCATACCACTAGATTATATAGCCATACCAAATGTTAGACCTAGTACTGGTTTGAAAAGTatactttgaaaaaaaaatatattaatcttTAATATTTAATAAGAATGAAAGTTTGCTTATGTTATTATATCTGATTTGTTATCCATTAATATGCTCTGGTCCACTCTGCAGTGTTTCGCCTTTAATTAGACTGATGTagcttattatttattattattattattattagagtCTGATCTATAATTGACCGTAGAATTTGAAGGAGCACACTAGATtacttaaaatatttaataaatttaaatttattgttaagataattttattatatttatatattatattttatagatATGCAAAGCATGTGATGCCCGGGCCAGATGACCAGGTTCTTTGTATTGCTTGGAAACTTCGGAGGATCCGGACAATTCAATTTCaggatattatattttatttccatCAACTATAAAGTGCCGACAAACAGAGCCGATGATTATCTCCGTCGGTAGCTTCAATAGCGTCTTTCTTAGCCCCACAATTGCTACCTCCGCCATGGAAACCATCTCCTACATCTCCCTATCTTTAGCTCTCCTCCTCTTCGTCaaactcctcttcttctccaagaaCACGAGGAACCTCCCACCaagccctccctccctccccttcatcGGTCACCTCCATCTACTTAAGAAGCCCCTCCACCGCACCCTCGCCAGCCTCTCCGACCGCCACGgtcccgtcctcctcctccgcttcGGTTCCCGCCCGGTCCTCGTCGTCTCCTCCCCTTCTGCCACTGAAGAGTGCCTCTCGAAGCACGACATCGCCTTCGCCAACCGTCCCCGGCTTCCCTCCCTGAAACTCCTGAGCTACAACTACACCTCCCTTGCTGTAGCCAACTATGGACCCCATTGGCGCAACCTCCGCCGCATCGCCACCGTCGAGGTCCTCTCCACACATCGCCTCAACGCCTTATCCGGTATTCGCAGCGGAGAGGTCCAGGCCATGGTGCGCCAACTCGTTCGGGACTGGCAGGCCACGAAAGCGACGGATGGGTTCGCGAGAGTGGAGCTGAAGTCGAGGATGAGCGCTCTATCTTTGAACGTGATCATGCGGATGATCGCAGGGAAGAGGTTCTacggggaggaggaagaaaaggcGGGGATCTCCGAGGAGGTGAGGCGGTACCGGAAGTACGCGGAGGAGGCGGAGCCGGCGATCGGAGCATCGAATCTGGCTGACTTCTTGCCAGTGCTGCGATGGGTCGATTACCAAGGAGCTAGCAAGAAGTTGGCGAGGTACCGAAAAGGAAGGGATGAATTGATGCAGAGGCTTATTGACATGCATAGGAGGGAAGGCAAGGAGGAAGGGGTGGAGAAAAAGAGTATGATGGGTGTGATGCTATCGCTACAGGAGACGGATCCCGGGTACTACACCGACGAAGTGATCAAAGCACTTGGTTTAGTAAGTTTTCCCCGCTGCCTTGTTAGATTCTTTAATTCCATCAATTTTTGATCTTGAGCATCCAAATCTAGAGAAGGAACAGTGTTTGTGGTGTCCGGCCAAATAATAGATAGTAAATAAATCGATTTCAAACTAAATAATTATTAGTCATAGAATATTACTCCTGTCAGGTTTGAACTTAACgaaaataactaaaaaaaaagattcagaAAACTTTACCCTCTTTTCGACGAAGTAAATAAATCTAAAGACCttattctttttcattcatatattACAAATAGATTAgtagaatttatttttttttacttttttgctCTTTTCTATATTTGTGTTTTATGTACCGCCTCCGGTTAGGCGTCAGTGCAGTAAGTCTCGTGGGTTCCCAAAACTTCGTCGATACAAACATCCATCGTCATGGTTTCCAGTGCTCAGTAgcatgagtttttttttaaaaaaaaaaattattttcccttttttattttaaacaagagCCTGTAACTAGTCCAACTGTCCAACAAAATCCACATACACTGCCATGTGTAAAATGGCTTGTCCTTACCTTCtcacataaaataaaaaagattgaAGCAGGGAAAAGACTCaagccaaaaaaagaaaaaaaaatcttctctaAGTACCAAAAACATGACAAAAGTCCTTGATGTATTCAGTTTAGTTCAAACTCTAAAGCATATATTGGTAGATCAAAACAGTAGATAAAAAAGGGTTCTCTATAGCCTTTATTCCACATTAACTTATActgtagccaaaaaaaaaaaaaataatatagttcTTCAAGATACAGGGGATATGGCGTCCAGCTCGTCTCATGCTCTAACCTCACTCCAAAAATCCAAAATAACTAGATCTGTTGAAGAAGTTTCTAATAGCATAAAGATGAGCAATGATGTTCAACAAAGTTAATGGATGGTGTTtaacttcttttatttttttctcgttAAAAGGGAAATCATATTAGTCTAGGCTTTGTCCAACTTCGTACAATTAAtgtgcagaaaaaaaaaaacgatagCTATGCATCAACTCTTCATCTCTTTTATGGGAGTTTTACATATGAATCGCACACTAAAATGCTAAGCTGCTCGATATAACAGTTCTTCGTCAACTTGCAGCTGTATCTTACATCAACCACACAGTTCAATAGTGAATAAAGCAATCAAAATGTTAAATATCAACTTTATCTGAGAATTTTTTTGCTGGGGGACAAAATGTGCTATCAGTGAGCTattccaaaataaaattctcaaATGAAAAAACTACAAACCAACTAGTtttgactcttttttttttactgagaTTCTGTGTCATTCTAGTACCACTTCGTGCATCATGAGCAATGCCTTGAACATCCAAAAATGAGCTCCAAAACAGAGCATCCCTCACACCAAAAACAAGTAATCCACCTAGAATTTAATGTCATACACCTCAACAAGAGAAATTCTCACATCCACATTGGGGCTTTTCTGATTTCTGTGTGCCACAGTGCATATATAGTTACTGTGGCAGCCACTTGCAGACCTAAATTCAATTAAaggatgcaaaaaaaaaaaaaaaatctgcaagccAAGCTCGCATGATTCCCAAGAATCACTCAAGCTCATCCATGCAGCATTTTTTCTATAACAGGGTTTATTAGCAGCAGGCACAAGTACTTCACCTGACACAGCTGAGTGGGCGATGACTCTCCTCCTCAACAATCCTGAAGCGTTGAAGAAGGTGAGGGACGAGATTGACGCTCAAGTAGCAAATCATGACCGCCTGCTGGAGGAATCAGATCTCTCCAATCTTCCTTACCTCCAGTACGTCATCACCGAAACTCTTCGGTTGTACCCAGTAGTCCCACTCATGCTGCCTCATGAATCATCCCAAGAGTGCAACGTGGGAGGTTTTCATATTCCACGCGGAACGATGCTGCTGGTCAATGCATACTCAGTTAACAGGGACCCCAAGGTATGGGAGGAGCCTGCAAGGTTCATGCCGGAAAGATTTGAGGGTGGGAAAGGGGAAGGGAAGTTGATGATCCCCTTTGGGATGGGAAGGAGAAGGTGCCCTGGTGAAGGCCTTGGAATGAGGGTGGTTGGCCTAGTATTGGGAGCCTTGATCCAGTGCTTTGAGTGGGAAAGAACTGGAAAGGAGGAGGTGGACATGGCAGAAGGCTCGGGTCTATCTATGCCCAAGGCTATTCCTCTAGAGGCCATGTATCGGCCACGCCAAATCATGCTGGATACTCTCGAGAAATTCTGAGTCGTTTCTGCACGCTTGGTATGTAATCCAAGAGGATCTAGTAAGATCCGTTTGGTAGTAGTTCGACTCTGTGTGTAGCTCCTTCAATAACTAGTGTTCGGTTTAGCCGGATGCagatctactttgtcagatttCTTCTTTGGATATATGGTCAGCCCCGTAGGCTATCACGCGAATCATTTACTATTGACAGATAATCTTATTCCCTCTGGAAAGAAATATAGTGTGTTGACTTCAGCAAACAGCACAAGTTGCAGCTAGTTGTCCGACGTCAATCTACTGAGCAAAAACCAATTGAAATGTCAAAGAAATAtagaattaaataaaaaaaagcataCCACCAAGCTTACTAATGTCTCATATGGAAACTTAAAAATTCTAAATTCTCATTGAGAAAGAGTCTTGTGCATGGAAATTTGAATTATTTAAGGTTAATTAATAAACTTAAATAGATTAGAGGGATACTACTAAAATTTTCCAGTCTGGTAAATAGAAAATCAGTCAAAAACCGCTTCCTGGAAACATCAATATCAAGTTATTGAAGGATATCTTTTGGAGATTGGAGTTTTGAGGAATTAACTAGGTTTTACAAGGTGAAGCCGTGAAGGGCATCACGGCAGAGTGGAATCGAGGAGGTTTAGTATTCAAATCATTTACCTTCTTCCGAAAGAGGCATGGCCATAGCCCTTATGGAGATGGCTCGTGATGTAGGACTATATGCAAGGAAAAGATTGAAAGCAATGGGACAATTTAATCTCTATCCAAGTTTGCAATGGTGACAGCTACAAATCTAATTAAATAGGCGATGAAGTCATGACAAGacaaattaagtttttttttcatcCAAGTGGAGCTTGTCTTATGTAGCTTTGTCCATCTTGGCGGGCTGGAAAAAATAATCCGAAACACCACATGGAGTCGTGATGTTATTCAAGACCTACTTACCGTTTAGCTAATCACTGACTTCCACATTGACTCAGACTGAGCTGAAAGGTGTTTACTGGATGATCTTTATCATTTATTTACTATATATTTCCATGTCTTTTAACTGCACATTTTAATatgaataattataattttttatatttatttttctatgttTGACAGGCTATCTATTTTATACATGCAATATAAGTGTAGTATCCATCTACATACTGAGCTTAAACCccaaagtatatatatataaaaaaaattaactagttttttttttttgaaaataatcaCATCATTCCaatataaatttaatttactggagcaattttattttcctttttagaAAATTGAAAGCAAATCTAAGTGCAATTCGAAGGGTTTCTACATAATGCAACTATATGCTATTCTCCTTTGCAGAACATAACATGCTAAGCTTTCAGTTCACAAACATGAAGGAGAATACAGGGGAAGCAAAGAGAGAGATGAATCTCCTTTGAACCTCAATGGCTTTAAGATGAGAAATTTATTTCTACCCTTAGCCTATAAGTCGTAGACTTATATGTGGACTAAGAGCTTATCTGATCGTAAGGATAAATTATTCATGGATAAGTCTTACAAAATAATGGAAGGTGGAAAGAAATGAAGCAAATCAACAGCATAAATTGGTGCAATTGGAAAAACTTATGGATCAGAGAGCCATGAAAAAAAGGATACTAAATCACTCTCAAAGGGGATTTGCTACATCCCTATTTTTATCATGATTGATTGAAAAGAGGTTTCTCTAAATGGCTAAATTCTTTGTCCTCTTTTCCTTCCACTGCTATCGTATCATTAATATATTCCTGGGATAGTAAAGATTTTTATCTCCCGATACATAGTCGATGTAAGTCTGAACACACACTTTGTACCGAGCCTGATACTCTTCCCATTGAAGCTTTGgcatcctcatcaaataaacgAACAAAtgacaaattaaaattaaaatccgGTCACTAATTACTATGATTGGTCTATAGTCAGATCTAAAAGAATCCATTCTGCAATATCCTTTGGTCCATAGGAATCTTAGACCGAGTTTCTTTACGATACTATTTGTAAGATTTACGACCTCTCACTCAAAAAGTAGCCCGTTAACCTTGTATAAGCATCCAAGATCTTCCAATACATAGCTAATTTGAGATAAACACATGCCTCCTCGGGTTTTAACTTCTAAGAAAGGACAAAATTTTTCAATATCAACTTACTGCTAAAAATATCTATTTTTTGTTTGACAATATAGCGAAGTTATCTATAACTTACTAAATTTACATCTAACCATATCCAGAATCCTAAGTTGTCGCTTTTATATAAGaagtttttgcatatataccctcctAAGTATATGaaattgtatgaataccctcataaaatttttatttgcatgtgtccttttttttatatgtacCTGTACCATCCAACattgttaaaaaataaatggctTAAAACTAAAATAACTGAAATATCCTTATGGATAGATATGAAAAAAAAGCTATAAGGGTATACACGCAGATAGCAACTTTATGAGAATACTCAtgcaatttttcatatttagaagaatatacattcaaaaaatctattacaaaaaaaaatcaagactcGGCTAGAACTTGTTAAGTCTTTTATGATTCAGTTGGATcgacaaatcaaaaaaagatttaatcacattgttaatttttttttaagataatgACTCAATCAAGTTGGATATTAGTTGATCATTTTGGTAATACTATTctctatttaattttgatataattatcattattgaatctgtaacatctatatatttttaatatttttaaaagattaaaatatatcaaatttaaattaattatacatgcttagattagtaaaatatttttagtgATTTGTACATGTTaagtttttgtttgtttttgaggCGAGAATTTTGTAAAAGTAATATGATTCATTCTAGAAGAGTTGATATTAACATGTGATTATGTGATATtataatattcatatttttttgccacttttttttattaagaacaattgaattatctttactaaattttgatcattttttattaaatttttttaagtgtATATTCTCCTAAGTATGCATAATTTGATGAATACTCTtgcaaagttgctatttgcatgtgtAATATGAGATCcttataaagattttttttttttttttttgcgcatcTATTtgtaagggtattttagttgtttcaaatttaaatcatttattttttaaaaggtATTAGATagtatatataaaaaagaaagaaaaagaagggtatATATGTAAACATAGTATTTGATAAGGGTATCCATATAAATAGCAATTTTTCGagggtattcatacaattttgtaTATTTTGGAGGGTATAGACGCAAAAAATTCTTCATGCAAAGTTAGCTAAACTTGTGGACCAAAGACAAAATCGGTTTTAGACTATAATTAAAATTATCCTAAACTAATTTTGTTCCGATCCCTAAATTATGACTTTTATTTGAAAGTTAGCTTAAGCTGCCTATTTATATGTTCAGAGAATTAGTTTTAGCTTCCTATGTAACATTATTTGTAGATCGCTAGCTAGCTCCATTATTTGATTATATTCAGATCCCGGAATTACAACCTTCATATGAAGCCAATTCTGAACTTATATTGGTCTTAGACTTTTGGATTTTATCTCCCTGTGCATatatctctctgtgtgtgtacatacatatatatctcCTTATCTTTTTATTCAAGTATGTTCTGATGCCAAAATTGTAACTTATGTAAAGTCAGCTGAGCTTGCTGATTTATATGTTAAAAAGaaagtaaatttatctacccaactcttctttgattatttaCTTATTCTTATGTCAGGGTTTTGTGTCAAATTGACATGccattcttccaaaaaaaaataaaaaataaacatgTTATTCTTTCACAGCAAAATGGATGTCATTCCATGCTCCCTCCCTCCaagacacacacaaaaaaaaaacacatcatACCAAATTACATAGAATAAACAGAGAAAACTAGTTCCTGTAGTCCAGTGCCACACCCTCAACAAGCTTAACAACCCTTCACCAAAAACCACATCCAACTTTCGACAATGCGAACCATGGGTGACAGTCGGTTAGCAATTATGTTGAAATAAGTACATGTCCCCCTAACTAGAAAATCCATAGGATGCTAATTTGTATTAGGGGAAGCAGCTTTATTTGGTTGGAGAAAGCTGTAGCCATGAAAGGATTATTAAGAATCTGCAGCACACTTTAAATTTAGGTTTGCGCATTGAAAGTTTAGCATGTTACATTATGCAAAGAAGAACGGCATACCGTTCTATTGTGCTATTCTATAGAAACTCTCCAAATTGCACTTAGATTTGTTTTcgaatttctcaaaagaaaatgcAACCGCTCCAGTAAATTGAATCTATATAGGAATGATgtgattatttttaaaaaatataaaattagttaaattactTTGGATTATACTTTGTGGTTTAAGCTCAATATATAGATGGATGCTACGTTTATATTGCTTGcataaaaatttataattatgcaTGTTAAAAAGTgcaattatgcataattaaaAGACAGAGAAATATATGGCAAGTAAAATGATAAAGATCATCAGTGCGAATCAGTGATTTGGTGGCAGGTCTTGGCTAACACCGATCCCACGCAGTGTTTCGGACGTTCCTGCAGCCGATCAAGATGGGCAAAAGCTGCCCAAGAAAAGCTCCACTtggattaaaaaagaaaatagtgcATACCTGGAATGATTTTGTCGTCTAATTATTAGATCGATAGCTATCAGCATTTCAAATATGGATAGAAATTAAAGTCCCATCAGCTTTTCCTTGCCTGGCCTGGCTCGTCCACAGACATTAAtctattacacaatcaagcaggTAACGCATGAGTCCTCGTCAGCTCGCGTCAGCGCTAACGTTTGTTTGCTAGAACCAGCGCTGACGTTTGCCCATACAAATTGTCCCATGCTTCCTTGGCAATATCCCCACCGAATCTAATACGTGATGGGTAGATTACTCCTGGACGATTGGTAAAAACAGAAACATCCCGACAACACAGCTGACATTAGTATTCATACAGAGAGAGCGCAATGAATTTAACTAGACGCGCGGATCAACGTCCAAAACTATTTAAATCTAAATTacataataaaaattttatatagatCAACTAAATTATTGAATATAATTTACTATCTTCAAACTACATATTTATAtactaaaaattatataatttatttttttaaattatacatcaaataataaaaattatatatatatatatatatatatatatatatatattttttttttttcttttgctgagGAAAAAGGGAAGGGGGAGGAAAGGACAGACTCACCCCCGCATAGCAATTCCTACTGGGCTCCCATCCCGCCAGGAGAATATTCCATTAgggcagaaatgaccgtgtATTGGGCACGCCGGccgattttactcataccctccctaTTCGTGGACCCGGCTCGTTATTCCTATGGGCTTCGGCATGGTTACCTTCTGTGTGAATACGTTACACCTAGCATCACCGAGGCTACCAGCGGACCAATAAGTCCTTCCAAACCACGCGTCCGAACAGGAAAGCATCCGgtttccacaatttaatcggCGCCCGCACGTTTCAAACTCGGAATAACTTAGTTAGAAGTAAGATCCAGTTTCATAGAGCTACCACCTTAGTGGCTTATAGTGTTATTTAGGTTATCTATTTTTGGACCGTTCGATGTATAGGTTAGATGTCTTTGagttatataaattttttggtAAGCAAGTAATTTGAAGGTAATATGTTGCATCCAACAATGTGTGGTGTTTATTGTTAAATTAGAATGTAGTCGAATTCGCTCGAGTGCAACCCGGTCCTTCTctctcgttttttttttttttttttttgtcgtaCATGCATTTGGGTGTATGTACATAAATCCCGTCAGTGGCTGGGGCTCTTCCTCACCCAGTCGGTGCCATTGTAATTATCTCCACCATGGAAACAGTCTCCTACATCCccctcttcctttcccttctcatcctcttcgtcatcaaactcctcttcttctccaagaagaagaagaacctcCCACCgagccctccctccctccccttcctCGGCCACCTCCATCTATTCAAGAAACCCCTCCACCTCACCCTCGC
It includes:
- the LOC103700913 gene encoding cytochrome P450 81Q32-like, which encodes MIISVGSFNSVFLSPTIATSAMETISYISLSLALLLFVKLLFFSKNTRNLPPSPPSLPFIGHLHLLKKPLHRTLASLSDRHGPVLLLRFGSRPVLVVSSPSATEECLSKHDIAFANRPRLPSLKLLSYNYTSLAVANYGPHWRNLRRIATVEVLSTHRLNALSGIRSGEVQAMVRQLVRDWQATKATDGFARVELKSRMSALSLNVIMRMIAGKRFYGEEEEKAGISEEVRRYRKYAEEAEPAIGASNLADFLPVLRWVDYQGASKKLARYRKGRDELMQRLIDMHRREGKEEGVEKKSMMGVMLSLQETDPGYYTDEVIKALGLGLLAAGTSTSPDTAEWAMTLLLNNPEALKKVRDEIDAQVANHDRLLEESDLSNLPYLQYVITETLRLYPVVPLMLPHESSQECNVGGFHIPRGTMLLVNAYSVNRDPKVWEEPARFMPERFEGGKGEGKLMIPFGMGRRRCPGEGLGMRVVGLVLGALIQCFEWERTGKEEVDMAEGSGLSMPKAIPLEAMYRPRQIMLDTLEKF